A stretch of the Alnus glutinosa chromosome 6, dhAlnGlut1.1, whole genome shotgun sequence genome encodes the following:
- the LOC133871332 gene encoding uncharacterized protein LOC133871332: protein MQPQQSSRIDLVDLKAQIVKKLGVNKAKLYFSHLNRFLSDKLGKSQFESFCIRAFGRENLPLHNQFIVSILKNACQAKTPPPIYVPGPQNSVIQAANSSPVGEDVHEQSGAVFPNQNQNVPVWSNGVLPVSPRKGRSGIRDRKLRDRPSPLGPNGKVECVSHQSMGTEDINSKVNMENGDLNPFDYQRPGQHLQAVAELHENEREGAVQRPAEKPRIHSKDQNAVAVIEDGEEVEQSNRSSFSRSPLLAPLGIPFCSASVGGSRKVMPLGSSGDFISYYDSGGLSDTETLRKRMEQISAAQALGGVSMECANMLNNMLDVYLKRLIRSCVELVGVRSIHEPKKHPVHKQPTQGKIINGMWSSNHLHMQSSGGPVEVMQEQRPQGSISLLDFKVAMELNPQQLGEDWPLLLEKISMQAFEE, encoded by the coding sequence ATGCAACCTCAGCAGAGCTCGAGGATTGATTTGGTTGACTTGAAAGCTCAGATAGTGAAGAAGCTCGGGGTGAATAAGGCGAAATTGTACTTTTCTCACTTGAATAGGTTTTTGAGTGACAAATTGGGCAAGAGTCAGTTTGAAAGTTTTTGCATTCGGGCTTTTGGGAGAGAGAATCTTCCACTGCACAATCAGTTCATAGTTTCAATCTTGAAGAATGCATGCCAAGCCAAGACCCCACCACCAATTTATGTACCAGGTCCCCAAAACTCTGTGATACAAGCTGCAAACAGTTCTCCTGTTGGGGAAGATGTGCATGAACAAAGTGGGGCTGTTTTTCCGAATCAGAATCAAAATGTACCGGTTTGGTCGAATGGGGTTCTGCCAGTGTCCCCACGAAAGGGTAGGTCTGGGATACGTGATCGGAAGCTCAGGGATAGGCCAAGCCCACTTGGACCAAATGGGAAGGTCGAGTGTGTCTCACATCAATCCATGGGAACAGAAGATATCAATAGTAAGGTTAATATGGAAAATGGCGATTTGAATCCGTTTGATTATCAGAGACCAGGGCAGCATCTTCAAGCAGTTGCTGAGCTACATGAGAATGAAAGGGAGGGTGCTGTTCAGCGACCTGCAGAAAAGCCAAGGATACATAGTAAGGATCAGAATGCAGTAGCTGTTATTGAAGATGGGGAAGAGGTGGAGCAGTCAAACCGCTCGAGTTTCTCTAGAAGTCCTCTACTTGCACCCCTTGGGATTCCGTTTTGCTCAGCTAGTGTAGGTGGGTCCCGCAAAGTTATGCCATTGGGTAGCAGTGGTGATTTTATTAGTTATTACGATAGTGGTGGATTGTCTGATACGGAGACACTGAGAAAGCGTATGGAGCAGATTTCAGCAGCACAGGCCCTTGGAGGCGTTTCTATGGAATGTGCTAATATGTTGAATAATATGTTGGATGTGTACTTGAAGCGGTTAATCAGGTCTTGTGTTGAGTTGGTGGGAGTAAGGTCTATACATGAGCCAAAAAAGCACCCTGTTCACAAGCAGCCGACTCAAGGCAAAATTATCAACGGCATGTGGTCGAGTAATCATTTACATATGCAGAGTAGTGGTGGGCCTGTGGAAGTTATGCAGGAGCAAAGACCCCAGGGCTCAATATCTTTGCTTGATTTTAAAGTTGCCATGGAGCTGAATCCTCAGCAGCTTGGGGAAGATTGGCCGTTGCTGTTGGAGAAAATTAGTATGCAAGCATTTGAAGAATGA
- the LOC133870723 gene encoding probable E3 ubiquitin-protein ligase RHG1A yields the protein MDEYSGKRAVDGIVVPRKGSGLVLRDNANNRDNNAQFCNRTGCSGRLSSTRGAQNGCSEKAKSSRPLFRSSSSGKEIIGSSSRTYSAISKGRKPVTEPQKKLSSKLESDSSETSSVQDEPEVSELTPPPGKIERGSETAESKSVTLMETGSSSVASDTRSRRNLHQSTGLRNQDTLVASPISMGSKSSVQATSAGASRIGLRNLRCNSISDVVPSGCPSSDSSLSKKKDMVKRRNSEGESSSTARGKKMNGLPLEGKNSSSSHGISISDSRRARNLPAQRDNGVASVRTRRSVNDHSRGRLSNQGNGNSLSPNEPPIAIPQMLQPINVNGPSSSHHLSAETPLSRATSYSRPGSRSERLRGLMPANPAEVGMTHSLTNQDGIRRYNIDGIAEVLLALERIEQDEELTYEQILVLETNLFLNGLYGHDQHRDMRLDIDNMSYEDLLALEERMGTVSTALTEEALSNCLKRSIYESAAPEDADVGCSEDKDDVKCCICQEEYVVGDEVGRLQCKHRYHVVCVQDWLRLKNWCPICKASAASSP from the exons ATGGATGAATATTCTGGTAAAAGAGCTGTAGATGGGATTGTTGTCCCTAGAAAGGGGTCTGGTCTTGTGCTGAGAGATAATGCGAACAATAGAGATAATAATGCTCAATTTTGCAACCGAACTGGTTGCAGTGGCAGGCTGAGCTCCACAAGAGGTGCTCAAAATGGCTGTTCGGAGAAGGCCAAATCTTCAAGGCCTTTGTTCCGCTCCTCTTCCAGTGGCAAGGAAATAATTGGAAGTTCCTCTAGGACATACTCTGCGATCAGCAAGGGAAGAAAACCTGTCACTGAACCTCAAAAGAAGCTATCTTCAAAGTTGGAATCTGATTCATCTGAAACTAGTAGTGTTCAGGATGAGCCAGAGGTTTCAGAACTCACTCCCCCACCTGGAAAGATTGAGAGAGGGTCTGAAACTGCAGAGTCTAAGAGTGTCACGTTAATGGAGACAGGAAGCTCTAGTGTAGCATCAGATACAAGATCTCGGAGGAATCTTCATCAAAGCACTGGACTGCGCAACCAAGATACTCTAGTTGCTTCCCCTATATCTATGGGATCTAAGAGCTCTGTTCAGGCCACGAGTGCTGGTGCCAGCAGAATTGGTTTAAGAAATCTCAGATGCAATTCGATATCTGATGTTGTCCCATCGGGTTGCCCCTCTTCAGATTCAAGCCTCAGTAAAAAGAAGGATATGGTAAAAAGGAGAAATTCTGAAGGAGAAAGCAGCTCCACTGCTAGAGGGAAGAAGATGAATGGGTTGCCGTTGGAAGGAAAGAACTCCAGTTCTAGCCATGGCATCTCCATCTCTGATTCAAGACGAGCTAGAAATTTGCCTGCTCAGAGGGATAATGGTGTTGCATCAGTTAGGACTAGGAGATCAGTTAATGATCACTCTAGGGGAAGGCTCTCCAATCAAGGAAATGGAAACAGTCTGTCACCAAATGAGCCCCCTATTGCAATCCCTCAAATGCTTCAGCCTATCAATGTGAATGGTCCTAGTTCATCACATCATCTCTCTGCAGAAACTCCCTTGAGTCGTGCTACATCTTATAGTCGACCAGGAAGTCGCAGTGAGAGGTTACGTGGTCTTATGCCAGCTAATCCTGCAGAAGTTGGCATGACACACTCTTTGACAAATCAGGATGGCATCCGGCGCTACAACATAGATGGGATTGCAGAG GTATTATTGGCACTCGAGAGGATCGAACAAGATGAAGAGCTAACATATGAG CAAATACTTGTTCTGGAGACCAATTTGTTTCTTAATGGCCTATATGGCCATGATCAGCATAGAGACATGAGACTGGATATTGATAACATGTCATATGAG GATCTATTAGCTTTAGAAGAGAGGATGGGAACTGTGAGCACAGCACTAACAGAAGAAGCACTGTCAAATTGCCTGAAGAGAAGCATCTATGAGTCTGCAGCTCCAGAGGATGCAGATGTGGGCTGTAGTGAGGACAAGGATGATGTCAAATGCTGTATCTGCCAG GAAGAGTATGTGGTTGGAGATGAAGTGGGTAGATTGCAATGCAAGCACAGGTATCATGTGGTGTGCGTACAAGATTGGCTGCGGTTGAAGAATTGGTGCCCCATATGCAAAGCATCGGCGGCATCCTCACCATAG